The following are encoded together in the Pedobacter sp. D749 genome:
- a CDS encoding SRPBCC family protein, translating to MSDNSVSLHRVIKASPEKVYRAFTEPTALASWMPPYGFLGIIHGMDVKPGGTFKMSFQNFTTGSTNAFGGEYLEVVPNELLKYTDKFEDSNLTGTIVNTIWFTKTSVGTDLKILQENIPAMIPVEMCYLGWQESLEKLIKLVEPNIPDA from the coding sequence ATGTCAGACAACAGCGTTTCATTACACAGAGTGATTAAAGCATCACCGGAGAAGGTTTACCGTGCTTTTACCGAGCCTACAGCACTTGCATCGTGGATGCCGCCTTATGGATTTCTCGGTATCATTCATGGCATGGATGTAAAGCCGGGCGGCACATTTAAAATGTCTTTCCAGAATTTCACTACAGGAAGTACTAACGCGTTTGGTGGAGAATACTTAGAGGTCGTTCCGAATGAATTGTTAAAATACACAGATAAGTTTGAAGATTCAAATCTGACTGGCACCATTGTAAACACCATCTGGTTCACTAAAACATCGGTTGGTACGGACTTAAAAATATTGCAGGAAAACATACCTGCGATGATACCTGTGGAGATGTGTTATCTTGGTTGGCAGGAATCTCTTGAAAAACTCATTAAACTTGTAGAGCCAAACATACCGGATGCTTAG
- a CDS encoding DUF4272 domain-containing protein yields MAFLVISYRNSEIHAMYGSVFVAMIHHRFKVKHMICTYYSHYIGFEKITYLLQKEFPKGILSISDPGEDKIAQLVIKGGLFSPSVTIKVSYRERAFPSYQLPEIDDSPLTANLKGLYGYITALPATNEQLKHLLLAKVATINSEFSVEQEPQETKDIIPLLQKLATEFDAIIFTQPGTLISKSGGQHFLDHNLDLILDTSGNSEIEKLSVNIESKYFDKEQSQLSDDQIRRKERSEAILKVRGIKVNSSLPCINAESETLIRTPKEIATRLCILAVTNFVANNVIPADIAIAYLQQYDLWAQTTPAEKELLGHPTEERKNTESWKSECIYTLMWALGKIDELNFPDQLCDLNDIPEQDYPVGAGKDPNTFINSISETRSAAEILDANDLYYRIDWACVDARLANVQLEEAISGVVYERHYALNWLIRYGEQDWDDVSCDT; encoded by the coding sequence ATGGCGTTTTTAGTAATAAGCTACAGGAATAGCGAAATTCATGCCATGTATGGTTCAGTTTTTGTTGCGATGATTCATCACCGGTTCAAAGTAAAACATATGATTTGTACGTATTATTCTCACTACATTGGGTTTGAAAAAATCACATACCTGCTTCAGAAAGAATTTCCTAAAGGGATATTATCCATAAGTGATCCAGGTGAAGATAAAATAGCACAACTGGTTATAAAAGGCGGGTTATTTAGTCCATCTGTTACGATTAAAGTAAGCTATCGCGAAAGGGCGTTCCCCTCCTACCAGCTTCCGGAAATTGACGACAGTCCGCTAACGGCAAACTTAAAAGGCCTTTACGGATATATTACAGCATTACCGGCAACAAATGAACAGTTAAAACATTTGCTGTTGGCTAAAGTCGCTACTATAAATAGCGAGTTTTCTGTAGAACAGGAACCGCAGGAGACCAAAGACATCATACCACTGCTTCAAAAACTCGCAACTGAGTTTGATGCGATTATATTCACACAGCCAGGCACTTTAATCAGCAAGTCTGGCGGACAACACTTTTTGGATCACAATTTAGATCTAATCCTGGATACCTCAGGAAATTCAGAAATTGAAAAACTTAGTGTTAATATTGAGTCGAAATATTTTGACAAGGAACAATCTCAATTGTCTGACGATCAAATCAGAAGAAAAGAAAGAAGTGAAGCAATACTGAAAGTAAGAGGCATCAAAGTTAATTCAAGTTTACCCTGCATCAATGCTGAAAGTGAAACTTTAATAAGGACACCAAAAGAAATTGCGACCAGGTTATGCATTCTGGCCGTTACTAATTTTGTGGCAAATAATGTAATACCGGCGGATATTGCAATTGCCTATTTGCAGCAATACGATTTATGGGCACAAACCACACCTGCAGAAAAAGAATTACTTGGTCATCCTACCGAAGAGCGGAAAAATACGGAAAGTTGGAAAAGCGAATGTATTTACACGCTGATGTGGGCCTTAGGTAAGATTGATGAACTTAATTTCCCTGACCAACTTTGCGATTTAAATGACATCCCTGAACAAGATTATCCTGTTGGTGCGGGAAAAGACCCCAATACTTTTATAAATTCCATATCTGAAACAAGATCTGCAGCTGAAATTCTGGATGCAAATGACCTTTACTACAGAATCGACTGGGCTTGTGTAGATGCAAGATTGGCAAACGTCCAACTTGAAGAAGCTATTTCTGGCGTGGTATATGAAAGGCACTACGCCCTAAATTGGCTAATCAGGTATGGAGAACAAGATTGGGACGATGTAAGTTGTGATACCTAG
- a CDS encoding Hsp20/alpha crystallin family protein encodes MTLVKFNPEKKNSSLLPGFNDIFESVLGDTFFNDRRLSSVPAVNISESNEAYHIELAAPGLKKEDFKVAVERDMLTISTEQRTENNTEGKIYNRREYSYSAFTRSFTLPESANVEQIQAAYTDGVLKLNIPKKEEAKAIARQIEIQ; translated from the coding sequence ATGACATTGGTTAAATTCAATCCAGAAAAAAAGAACAGTTCATTATTGCCAGGCTTTAATGACATCTTTGAATCAGTATTAGGCGATACCTTTTTTAACGACCGTCGTTTAAGCAGCGTGCCTGCGGTTAACATTTCCGAGTCGAATGAAGCGTACCATATTGAACTTGCGGCACCCGGATTAAAAAAAGAAGATTTCAAGGTAGCTGTAGAGCGTGATATGCTGACCATTTCTACTGAACAGCGTACAGAAAACAATACTGAAGGTAAAATCTACAACAGAAGGGAATACAGCTACTCGGCATTTACCAGATCGTTTACCCTTCCGGAAAGTGCTAATGTTGAGCAAATTCAGGCTGCTTATACGGATGGCGTACTCAAACTCAACATTCCTAAAAAGGAAGAGGCTAAAGCGATCGCCAGACAGATCGAAATACAATAA